One stretch of Miscanthus floridulus cultivar M001 chromosome 18, ASM1932011v1, whole genome shotgun sequence DNA includes these proteins:
- the LOC136522003 gene encoding deSI-like protein At4g17486 — protein MGGAVSGGAAVGDAAGAATYPVVLNVYDLTPINNYLHWCGLGIFHSAVEVHGSEYSFGAHDHPSSGVFEVEPKNCPGFIYRCTVFIGHTTLNPLEFREFIQRMASEYHGDTYHLISKNCNHFTDDLSTRLTGKPIPGWVNRLARLGAFCNCLLPESMRLESTETKHLADCRFSDGSNTTSNDNFDEDDLEDKHLLPTSSVGEDTIVKEVHR, from the exons ATGGGCGGGGCGGTCTCCGGTGGCGCAGCGGTTGGGGATGCGGCGGGGGCGGCGACGTACCCGGTCGTGCTCAACGTGTACGACCTGACGCCGATTAACAACTACCTCCACTGGTGCGGGCTTGGCATCTTCCACTCTGCCGTCGAAG TTCATGGATCGGAGTACAGTTTTGGAGCACATGATCACCCATCGAGTGGTGTTTTTGAGGTGGAACCAAAGAACTGCCCAGGGTTCATATACAGATGTACGGTTTTCATAGGCCACACAACTCTGAATCCCTTGGAATTTCGAGAATTCATTCAGAGGATGGCCTCAGAATACCATGGAGATACCTACCACCTCATTTCTAAGAACTGTAACCACTTTACGGATGATCTTAGCACCAGATTAACAGGAAAACCAATTCCTGGTTGGGTCAATCGACTTGCAAGGCTAG GCGCCTTTTGCAACTGCCTTCTACCAGAAAGCATGCGGCTTGAGTCAACTGAGACAAAGCATCTTGCAGACTGTCGTTTCTCAG ATGGTTCCAACACCACCAGCAACGATAACTTTGATGAAGATGACTTGGAAGACAAACACCTGCTTCCGACGTCTTCTGTTGGTGAAGACACAATTGTAAAAGAAGTTCACAGATGA